In Sander vitreus isolate 19-12246 chromosome 8, sanVit1, whole genome shotgun sequence, the genomic window ACGAGCCAAACTGAAGACACTGATAAAAGTTATTGTACGTTTTGGAAAAGTTGAAAACAATATATAGTTTTGTGCGATGCTGTACAGGCTTTTGAATTTATGATTCAGTTTGGTTTCGATTTACTTAACACCACCACTGGTTACTGTTTTGTGGCCATTATTGATTGCCCTCAGCGTATATGGCACAGGAAACAGAGCTGCaaatttctctttttatttgagGTGACTGTAATGAGCTCCAGTATATGGTAATGATGCAGAGAAACTAAAAGAAGTCAGCTGGCCGTTGTTCGGTTTACTTTGAGCTTAACAAGTATTCATACATTAGCAAAAGTGTGTTTCTTAATAAGCCTGTTAGGAAAATTGTAATCACATGTTCTGTTGTGTAGAAAACTTTAGTCAGTTTTATATTTACTAttataaaacaacaaacatatgAATAAGATCCCAGAGAAACACAATGTAATGAACGCACAATATTGACGAGTCTGCTTTGAAAGTACAGTTAATTGTTATATTGTGTTAAAGGAAGTGCAGTGAGTAAAATTATTGAATTTAATTAAGTTTGCAAAACATGCACTGCCATATAATacaaaacattataaaaagaaacactggatatctctgcattttatttaacagAATATTAACTGTGTTTATAGTCATGTAAAGTCATACTAGATAAATAAGTTACTTAAGTCTGATCTTAAATGCAAATCATATTGTTTTCAGGGGTTGTTAGAGAAAGTACAAGAGACATTTGTCCATCATATTTTCATTCACACTCAGAAGCTACAGTCTGGATCAAAACAAGTTTAGGTTCTTTAGAAAAAAGGTAGAAAGAATAATAGCTCCCTGATATGTACAACCTAtgacagttaaaaaaataaataaagattaattattaataagCCTAAAATGTTAATATCATTTTAggcttaatatatatatatcagtgttTCTATTCAGCAGTCACCTGCTGGCAAAAAAGCTAACATGTGGGTTGTGAACAATGTTGCGGATGAAACAATTATTGGAAAGACATATTCCAGATCCCAGTTACCTTTTCTTCTGCTATTCTTTCACTCATCAGTGCTGAGCAGCTTTAGCTATCTCTGCtgttttttagtttgaaaaGAGTCCCAATTTACCCAGAATGCATAACAAACAAGTCCTATTTAGAGGATAGCCGAATTAGACAGCTTTTTGCAAATGCAACTCAATGTGTGCCATTGAGAAACCAACCGGGAACTGAATAAAATTGAACATGGAACGAACACCTACAGACAGATGAGTAAAACAAGCTCCAAAAGAATAGTGCGAGGGAGGTGAGGAAAAACATGGCAAAAATCTCCCAGCAGCCAGGACAAATGATGGAGGGCAACCAGGAAAGAGTGAATGAGTACCACCTGTTTTGCAGTCAAGCTatgtcccccccaccccccctcaaGCTCAGCGGGCCGGCCTTCACTCTCACTAGTTCACTGTTAAATTCCAGctactttacacacacaaaactgtaGGTTTGGGTCACCCAAGTGAGAGGAGAGCTGGGGAGCAGTAAACCTTGCTTAGTCCCTGAGAGCATTTAGCAGTCAGGTTCTCCAGCACATCTTCAACTCTTCAACATCTTTCACCTGATGACGGTGCTCTTTGTCAAATAATGGATGCCCTAATGTCTACAGGCCAGTGAAAGTGATGTGGTATAGAGCAGAAAATCCCCACTAATGAAAAGCCGAAACCTGTGAAAATATGACAATTTCTGAGTTTTATTATTGACTAGCTAAGGCTAGCTCACTATATCTGATAGGTCTATAGGAATCATACAAGTGTTCATGGCTGCTTGTAGTTGCTGTGAGATTATGCATATTTGTGTATCTCAATGAGGCTCAATCTGTCAATATTTAGTTTAGTATTTCATGATTTAttatatttagtatttagtttttCCATACTTGTTAGTCAAGATAAGCAAATAGCTTTCACTGGTTATTTATCAATTGCTTCATGAATTAAATCATGACTTAAGTGTGAACTATGGAGTTGACTGAGCTCTCTTAACAGTAGACAGCAATTTCTAGCAAAAACGCTCATTCTAAGCAACCAACTAGCTAAGCAACTGTTGACCAGCTAGCCCCATCGTGACCTCAGTGCTCTGTTCATTACATTCATAGACTGTTAACATATAAATTacgtatactgtatatggttaCATTCGAATTCAGACGTTACGTAGTGATGAGttcacacacagccagggccgCTGAATGCctaacaagctaacgttaaccaagacaaaccaaaacagagctagaTGTAGAGTGAGTGAACATTGCACTTACATTCATCcggtggccagaaacatgactccagaTGAATATTTATGTTGTGCTCCGTGTGCACTGAATGTGAATATAACATAAGCACGTGCACACTAAGATGTTTACACTTGGGGTGACGACTGCAGCATCcattttgttttgacatttttctgccTCCTAGTGGCCAAAGATCAATCAGCTTTAAATGAATATGTGGATTTCGGATTTGTTCACCCGTGCTGGTTGCACATGTGGAGTTAAGCCAGAATAAGTTTTGCACTTTTAGCTGCACAAAAATAAAGACGTAATTTTAAGCAAATTCGCCATTTTGTCCCCAGGCTATTTCGGAGCCAAGAGCATTGCAGCAATCAGTCACACCTGCTGGCACCTGATTAGAGCCAGTgctgacaaataaaaaacaactgttGAGGGAAGAGTTGTTAGACCACAGAGTCTAGACTCTATGTATTTACTTTTCCTCCCTATAGTGTTTTTCTCACTtgtcaaaatgtctgtgaacatttCAGAAGGCACAAGTAGGCCTACCTGTTGTAGTGAACAAAGTCGGACCTGGAGCTCAGtgtcaaatatgttttttcaGTTTAGAGAGTGTTAGGCTACTAATACCATTAGTGCAACTTAAGCTCTAAAAGGTTTGTAGGCTAACCAACAATCGATGATGTCTAtagtcttatttatttgttagaTCTAGTGAAAGTGTGTCTTTTGTGAAACCACTCCATGTTTAGAACAATAGGGGGCATATTTTCTTTGCAAACTGTTACTGCATCATATTATGTTCTGGTATATCCACACAGGATGTAGCCTACCTTATTCATTTTTACTGTAGGCCTATGTTCACACATCATAGATTTTtcttgcaggaaaaaaaatatcaataccTTAATGCATTTGAGGTCAAATTGAGTTCAATATCACAATAACACCAAGAGCCATTTGTGGACCATAACCACATTTTAACATGCTTTGGCTTATATGTCAGATATCAAAAAGGTGCAGAAGAGATTAATTATGTGTTATTAAAGGACACCAATCACCAATGCCACAAGGCTGCAGTGTAAAACTGTCTATTCTGACAAATATCTTTTATCTAGAAAATTGATCTTTTCATATAGCCTGAAAAACATCTTAAAGCTGttttttgaagaagaaaaaatagcaTGGCTTTTGTctctaataataaaataaaatcaggctgaaaaaacattaattcttgcaaaaacctttttttgtgaatgaattgtGCAATcataagaacaaaacaaaaccataacACAAGTCATTTAGAATGCCATTTATGTCATTGACTTTTCAAGAATCTAATACAAatgcatacacaaacatttCACCACCTAAAACCACATTCTAACCACTACTGCAATAAACATCACcatacaaatagaaaaaaaaatcagaggtTGGCTTTAAAGCTTGGGAGGGATCATGAAGAGCCACACGCGCACATGCGCACAAACTAGTTCATACACATTCAAAAACAGCgtccagtacacacacacacacacacacacacacacacacacacacacacacacacacacacacacacacacacacacacacacacacacagcttataTAATACagcagaagagaaaaaaaaggcgtacagagggaggaagtgttacagtatacagtatgagCAGGAAAAAGATAACAGCCAAAGTGTATAtaaaacacttctttttttttctttttttttttttacagttaagCCAACTTTACTTAATATAAATAGTCTTCATCCAAAAGTCAGTGCAGTGCCTTCTGCTCAGGCTTCACCTGGTCCTCATGCCTGGTCCACTTTCACCAGTCTGTGCTAGACTTGGTCCAAAAATTACTGTTTCCACTTTACACACAATTCTTTTTACATCAGTTTTGTCGCTGATCTGCCACTTTCTCTatggtttatgtgtgtgtgtttatttaatgtatcaCTGACTCAAGATCAatgcttgtgcatgtgtgcgtgcgtgtgcgtgtgtgtgtgtgtgtgtgtgtgtgtgtgtgtgtgtgtgtgtgtgtgtgtgcacgtgttgcTTTTTTGCCACCCAGTACCTCAAAAGTCCAGCTGTGAAGTACAAGAGTTTAAGAGTTTGTTTTTCTACCAATTAGCCAATAGAAAAAGAGATCAACAAATTTACAGGTGTccattttgttcttttcttctaAATTCCCTTTTTTCTCAAAAGAAGTTCACAGATGGAGCAGCTCTATTGGATTCCCCTAAAGAGACACATTGCAAATACCATGGCAAAGAGCtgaggaaaggaagaaaaaaagaaatgattagCACACGGAAAAAACACATAGAATATATACAATTTTTACAGAATTATGACAAGCATGTGGAACCTGAACAGCAGTGTATTAGTGTATTACTACTACTCTGGATTGCCATTTTATTTACAATTGGTTACACCCATTTCTCAATATGAACTTCCTTCTTTACACAACAGTCAATGTGGACTAAACTGAATACATTTtcattgctttgacacaaaatgcattcaatgaccacatttctttgttttcccACTCAAACTCAACCACCACCAAAACACTGTATCTCTCTATTTTACTAAGTACTGTAAATTAGACTGCAGCATCTACACTGACACAAACATGAACCACTAATTGGGCCAATTACTGAGGTGCCATTCAATTTATTATAATGAAATCTTGGTTAATGCACAGTTATACaacattcaaaaataaataaataaaagctacTTTAAAGGAAGTAGTGATACATATTGTAATGCTATTGGTTGTTACTGTTGGTATAGGTCATTGCATTGTGAGTCACAGTGTTTTGGCTTCATCAGTGCATTGTGGTTGTGAGATTAACTGTTGTGTTGAGCTGCATGTTGGTAAAGAGAACAGTGTCAAGAAAAAGTGAACTCAGTACAGACTGAGACGTGCGTGTAACCATTTGTAAAGTCTAATCTATGTTCCTGTAGCACCAAGTCCCACCACTAGATGGAGATCTTGCCATACAAAGAGTTTTCAAATACACATTCAGACAAATATCCTCAGCTTAATGCAGAATTTAATATTCACATTACTGGAGAGACAAATAAAGTGCTGCTTATGTGATGATTTCACAAAGATGAAAAACCTTCATACCTCAATGGTCAGCACCACAATGGCCAGCGCTCCAGCCACATAGATGTACAGTTCAAAGTAGTCAACTACTGCAGAGTAACAGCCCTgtagacacacaaagacatgatGCTCAGCAGAGAATCAATTGGCTATAAACTTGCAGAATTACAGAGACAATTAAAGTAACATCACAGCTTCAATCGAGTGAGGCTCTGAACAAAGGCCTAGTTGAATGAGTGGAAAGCAGGGCCTCCAGCCTCACTGCCTTTTAATGAGGGCTCTTTGTGTGaatgaacagagagagacacacattgTGGACATCTCACATTGTTCTAGTGGTTTGAAAAATAACAGGTGGAGGGTGTGGTGAAAACCTTTTCCTATCAGCTTTCActgtaattacatttcactACATGTGTGCAACTGTGAAGCAGACCTAATTTTCACATATTCATACACTATTATACTCTATTTTTGCACACATGTGTACTCCACAAAAATCCCAATTTAccaatgtatgcacacacacacgcacgcacgcacacacacacacacacacacacacacacacacacacacacacacacacacacacacacacacacacacacactcgtcaGATGCATACATATACTGGTGTCTCCACACACATAGAAAGATGGCCTCCCATGACACCCAAAAGTACTAATCAGCCATGGAGGAGTCAGAATGTCCCTGGATGTCACCCCTCAGCTGTCTCCTGTTCTAATTAGCTCTGGAGGTGGTTTggaaggagggagaaagagagagggcaagggagagagaggatgtCGTGGTAAATGTCAGAAGTTACCTTGTTATTGCGGAACATCATATTGCCTGTTAAGCACTGCTCCTGGCCGATATAGGCCAACTCCCCGGTCTGACTGGCACGCTGGCAGCAGGCTTCTGGCACCATATGATTTTGGTTGATCAGCCGGAACCGGCTGTCCTTAAAGTCCTCTGGGCTGTTCACTCCACAGCAGTCAAACtggtgggaggagaggagagaatagGAGAAGAAAGCCTTATTTCTGAGTGCCTATTTGTGCACTGGCCTGTGGTCCACTATGCGAGCACCAATCCAGCATGAATATTGACCTAAATGTCTAGGATTTTATCTATAAAATATAGCCCCCTGATTCCAGGCTGCAAACCTTCCTGTCTCCACAGACTGTTGGTGAAAGTAATGACTTGGTAAAAGCTACAGTATCTAAGCTCTTTGCCATGTGTGCTGTGGCCTTACTGTAGTCATGATAGCATTCCACGTGGAGGTGAAGACATCAGTGTTGTTGTAGCCCTGATAGTGTCTCTTTAGCTCCTTGGTGAAGTACTCTCTGGTCAGCTAAAAAAAAGTAGCCAGTGAGACAAAAGGTTAGTGTCACCACATGGATGATATCAGTTTCCATCACATCAAAAAATATCACTGGACACCAGTGCGCCGATGAGGGAAATACTGAGGCAACTTACATGTTCCCGAAATATGAAGGCCAGGATGGCAGCAGCCAGCTCTGCTAagaagatgaggaggatgagCATGAAGAACTGCAATAAGACAAAAGAAATatgagcgagtgagagagagagtagaagAAGGTGGATGAGTGGCAGAAAAAGTGCCTGTCAGTCAGTTAAAAATCACATTCTGGCTGTGCCTGCTTCACTCAGCATTAACTATGCATGAGGCTTGAGGCACTAAGGCAAATAAAAGAGCATTTTGCTCTTTTGGCTTTTGGTTTCAAGCATGACAGtctgacagaaaaaaatcaacacatatGTACACAAACAAGATCAGTAACagaacaacattttaaatttgtcaGCAAACTCACAAAGAGGAGCAGACACTTGTTTTCGCGGATGGCTCCACAGCAGCCAAGGAAGCCCAAAAGGAAGAGCATGCCTCCCATGCCCAGGATGATGTAGACACCAGTGAATAGCAGGGGGTTGGCTGCTACAATTTCCCTGAATCCTGTGGGGTCCACCAGTACCCACACTCCCACTCCCAGGAGGAAAGAGCCCCCCAGCTGATGaagggaaaggaaagaagaCGCTAGTTTGACAAAACAGAAATTGtctgtattttaaaaatgaataggAACTCAGAGGATAGCTTGGTATCACCAGTAGCACACAAAACATTCAACAAGATGTCATAATAGAAAATAGTTTCGTACTTTTTTGACAGGTTGGAGTGAGAGTTGAGGACAGATAAAAGGCTGGGTATCTACAGAGCATAAAAGGTTGGGTATCTACAGAGCCATAATGCCTTTGTGGGGGGTGGGTGGAGATATATATCCTGCTTCAACTAACCCCCTAACCTGCTAAAGAAATGCACAGCACTGCAGCCTCCATCCTCTCCCATTCTCCCTTTCACTAAAACCCTATCTGCAGCCACCGTGGGGTGACTCATGTGATTAAGAAAAGAAGGTATTGAGGTAGGGGGTGGAAGAGATCTGAGCCTTACACACGTCTACCATAATCCCCTTTTTCCTGTCATAGGGAGAGACCTGGGCTTCTGCAAATGAACGGCTCTTCATGTCTGAGGCAGAGGTTATGGTATGAGGAGAGGAGGTAGCCATTTTGAAAGCTCATTGGGCTTGAAAAATGCTGTTGTGTTACATGCTTGTGAAATGgtcatagagagagagagagaaacaaaaagatGTCAGTGAAaaacagtgttgtttttttattgagtgATTCGAACAGTCAAGTTCATTCTTTGCTCTGTTGGTTGCATTATTACCCCGGCCTTGAACAACCGCATCTCAGTAGAGTCTCTAAATGGTTTGGTTGTGCTTAATAAagcagaaaaagagacaaaccTTTCTTACTCagtccccctcccctccctttaCAGGCTCAGACTAACAGGATTACCCTTGATTGTCTGATCAAGACTGATAAACTCAGGTGCCAGTCACAAACTCTTCATGGCACAGTGTGCCTCAGATGTGTGTCCGCACGCTGAAATCTAATCAAAAGAGAATTTGATAGAATCAAGATTGCCTCCATCTAATGAAATGCAAATGTGGCTCCATTAGTCAGGTGGGCAGGGGGCAGCCAGAAGCCCATCTCAAATCATTAGATTGACACTAACTTCAGAGATTAAGGGTCTTTgagaaagagatgaaaaaaTACTTACAAAGATGAGGAAATTGAAGACAAACATGAGGTACTTGATGCAGCTTAGACAGTCCCCCTCCATGGTTGTCCCCCGTGCTGAAGCCTCTCCCTGcccctgaaaaaaaacatcaacataaaaaataaacattaaaacgtGCCATTTAATGAATCCTCTAAAATGCTCACAGTATTCCCGTTCTCCTGCACTCTGGATAGGCATTTAGATGAATCTGCCAAGAAAATAATACTCTGCTCACATTTTTAATGTGTTCTGccactcaaacacacaatacacacttacAGGCCTGTCAGTTCATTTGGTCCAATTTCAGCTGAAAATCCTTGTACTATCCCCTCAGGTGCACGGTACCTCGGTAGTCTCTCAGCAATCCCTAAGTAAGTACAAGTTGGGGCTACACAATGTCATCCCAACCTAACACAACTCATCTCACCACACACTGTGACAACttatgtcattttaaaacaCGCTTTCACAGTCAGGTTGCCTGATTCCGTATCAGCACTTCCAATCTCTGGACAGATGGGGTCCCTAGGTTCAGTGTGACTCCAGAGGCTGTCTATCTCAGAACATTTTAAGGATATGAATTCTGACTGGGGCTCCATGTGTATTAACCGACAACGTATGGCCTTTACCATGGAGCTTCTTCTACTTAATGTAATGAGAGGCAGGATCCCTGTGCTCCCATCAGCCAAACCCTCTATCTGACATAAACACACTTTCCCTGATGAGGGCCCGTCCCGGAGGCACTCCTGGTTAATGAACAACACCTCTCCTGCATTAGGAGACAACATGGGTGCCTCAGTATCAATGACCCTCTATACCTATATATATCTGATGGACCACGAAGCCTTCATTAAAGCCTGTGTTTAACCTACCAAGCTAGAAATTAAGATTTTCCCCTCAGGGACGGTAGGAATTGTCTAAGGAATCATCTCCACATAATCTGCAAAAGCTGAAGTAGAAAGAATCTGTGGGGCAGTTATAATTGCAGTCtcagtaaaagaagaaaattaattatttagCAGAAATGAACTGGCACTCTTTGCTTTGTAGTTGTGATTATTAATTTTCCCTCCCATAGTGATAGCCAGGATTGAGGCTGAGTTATAAGCAGATTAAAAAGCAACTTACAAGAGGAATTGTAAATAGGTTTACACAACTGGGGCAGCAAGACACCTctaattgaaaacaaaaaagttgcaaaaaaatgcCTCCTTTGCACTTCTTTTGTCTATACTTTGTAGTTTGCTTTTCAATGCCTGATGTGCTGTGAAATGACTCCTCTGGGTgatctctctgcttctctgagGCAGCGGTGAAGCTTGGGTTATGATCGATGCCAGCTTTGATTCCTGTCCATCTTTGAAAGGGTTCTGCTGTCGCTCAAAAGGAATTCAGCCTTGACCCTTTCACCTCTTCCAACACAGAAATTCACATTTCCAGGTGAAATAAACCATAATATCCCCCAAGCCACTGTCTTTAACAATAACTGCTCAATTGCTTGCTGCAAATTATTATTTCACACAGAAGTATGGCAATTGTGCGAATGAGAAAGTCATGACccatatctttttttgtctgattttcttttattgtggtGTGATTGCACTGGTTTGTTTTTCCTCCTGCTTCTAATTTGTGCAATGAGCTACCCAGTAAGATTTTTTGTCTCATTGTTAGCTTATGTAAATTGCAGTGACAATAAAATTGAACAATACTAAAGATGTGGAGGCAGTTTTTGTCTGCTGTGGGAGTGAGCTAACCTAGAATGAGAACATTTCCTCCACTCACCAGCCTGAGggcttattatttttttcctctcctttcttccCCAGACTCAGGGAAATTGATTTAGAGCTATGGTTTAACACCTCCTCTAAATCATAATGATATGCTTAGGTATTGATCacccccctagtggtactctgaGAGCAACCAATAGTCTTATTGCCGAGATGGGTTTTAATtacccccccttccccccccctTACTAAGCCCCACTGAAAGGCCTAATGAGGGCACAGGAGGTCTTAATTGAGATTTGCATACATTACAGTCTCAccgagaaaaaaaagcattagaAAAGGCCCTTTTCTCATCCCTCCACTGTTAGTCCTGGCCCCCTATGAAGAGTGCAAACTGTATTTATTGGAGCAGGGGATGAAGAGGCAGgatgaggagggggaggaatgggagaaaagGGTCGGATGGAAAAACTCTCAGGGCTCAGCTCACATCtcatttgccaaacaaaatgtCTGATTTCTCTTCCAGCTTCACCCTTTTGCTCTTCGCTCCCATTTCAGGGTCAAACCAACTGTCAGATCTGGAGCCAATtttcttttctgcattaaaatgcattGGATGCTTAAGAATGAAGTGGACTATGTGGACCTAGCCAAGCTCCAAATAACAAGCCTATGGTGCAAACCAGCAAAGTATAAATCAAACTGCCACAGAGACCCTGGAGAAAGTGCAGAGCAAACAAACTGGTATATTCCCATGACTCCCATGGGATCGCAGGTCCTCATCGATCAGCCAGCTGTAGTGATCAGACCACTAAGTCTCTCGGAATATTCTGCAGAGTACATTATGTAGACAAGAGAAAACATGGTTCACACCCCAGGAGCTGCAGCCTTACAACAACATCGACAAATTACTACGAGATTAAAGGCAGATCCTCCTCAGGTGTGCTGCTTTGCTAAGCAAGCATTGTGTCAAGATAAGAGGTGGTGTGGCAATGTGTTTCTATAGCAAAAAACACCCATTATAAACATACATGAGGTAAGGAAGGAATACTGCACTTATATATTTGCAGACAATGTGTTTGTTAGCTGGAAATACTGTATGCATGTCCTCAATCTGACAATCTAAGTGGCAGTCTTTGCCCTGAGGTATCCAGTAAATGCCAACTCCATCTACGTCTACAGCGTCTCCTGTTACCGACATCACGAAATGCCACATGGCACTAAGATCCTATTGTTTACTCTTTTGGCAAAGACCAATCCACAGACAGCTTGGGCTGTGGAGCCAGGCATGGTTGAGTTTGATAGTGAATTAATGAGAAGTGATCCTAAATCAACTTCACAGTACCGACTGAAGTCAGAGCTCTGTAATGAGGACAAACCCATCTGACCTACATTCTTCTCAGTATGAAGGGAGGGAATTCTGACACATTGCTACAAGCCTGTTTTTATTTAACTCGGAAAACCAGATATGTTTGACCGGCATTTACACTATCAAACATTAACTTCATGTGGTTAAAAGATAAGGAAGACATAGACTGCATTTAGAGCGCTCCATAAATAAATAGTACACCCTTGGGTGGTTCTCCTTGAAGTTGACACTTTCGGCACAATTAATGAAGTGAGTCCATATTCCCCTGTTTCACTGGCCACCACCCCGGACAAATGGATCAGCACAACAAGGACACTGTGTCTGCTCCTCACCCCCCCACCATAACCAGCCAGTTCACTTCATCTTGAGCGTGCGTCTGCATAACAAATAATCATTAATACTGAAACCCTGTTGAGACTATAAGGGTGGGAGCTTAACCCCTTTAAATGTCATTGACCCTTTAAATGATCACCTGCAGTTGAACCCTGGGGACGGCACATTTCGTCCTCTGGCTCCCTGATGCAGCTGGAGCAGGTGCGTTTTTCCATCTACTGTATGCCACTCTAAAGCTCTCTCGCTAATACCCTCTGACAATGGCACTAAGGGACGACACACATGCCACATCAGCCTTTATCTCAATTAAAAACCCATTTTCATATCTTTCCATGACTTCCTAAATCAGCCGCAG contains:
- the tspan18b gene encoding tetraspanin-18B, encoding MGQGEASARGTTMEGDCLSCIKYLMFVFNFLIFLGGSFLLGVGVWVLVDPTGFREIVAANPLLFTGVYIILGMGGMLFLLGFLGCCGAIRENKCLLLFFFMLILLIFLAELAAAILAFIFREHLTREYFTKELKRHYQGYNNTDVFTSTWNAIMTTFDCCGVNSPEDFKDSRFRLINQNHMVPEACCQRASQTGELAYIGQEQCLTGNMMFRNNKGCYSAVVDYFELYIYVAGALAIVVLTIELFAMVFAMCLFRGIQ